A genome region from Coffea arabica cultivar ET-39 chromosome 7e, Coffea Arabica ET-39 HiFi, whole genome shotgun sequence includes the following:
- the LOC113701633 gene encoding putative clathrin assembly protein At4g40080, which yields MGRITTLRDLIGVIKDKASASKAAFVSTPETISLRLAVLRVTAHMPSTPPNDNHISALLALGDSSRTTASALISSLMDRLHRTSNSTVALKCLLTLHHIIKRGPFILQDQLSIFPAAGGYNYLKLSSFRDGATAFTWVLSAWVRWYARYIESLLSTSRVLGYFLGSTSCSMERDKQEERISSFLSQDLVRDIDSLVGMIEEICKGPDPSFVEGNKLLYEVINLLSNDYLSAVNEILSRLSEFNLRLSGLSFAESVELVCALKRLEDCKEKLSLLFPVKKPSTENLWVLVSELREKTDKLKVYKEEKKLLTWGKCDKGSESARFVMKRDDSVQFSSGRLGGNKLALFVVESGEATTL from the coding sequence ATGGGGAGAATAACGACGTTGAGAGATCTCATAGGAGTTATCAAAGACAAGGCTTCAGCATCCAAAGCCGCTTTTGTTTCCACCCCTGAAACAATCTCCCTCCGCCTCGCCGTCCTCCGTGTCACCGCCCACATGCCCTCCACGCCACCAAACGACAACCACATCTCCGCCCTACTCGCCCTTGGAGACAGCTCACGCACCACTGCCTCCGCCCTCATCTCCTCCCTCATGGACCGCCTCCACCGCACCAGCAACTCCACTGTAGCGCTGAAGTGCCTCCTAACCCTCCACCACATCATTAAGCGTGGACCCTTTATTCTTCAAGACCAGCTTTCTATTTTTCCTGCCGCCGGTGGATACAACTACCTCAAACTCTCCTCCTTCCGCGACGGTGCGACCGCTTTCACGTGGGTTTTGTCTGCATGGGTGAGATGGTACGCGCGTTACATTGAATCCCTGCTCTCAACTTCTAGGGTTTTGGGTTACTTCTTGGGATCAACTTCATGCAGCATGGAAAGAgataagcaagaagaaagaatttcATCTTTCTTGAGTCAAGATTTAGTCAGAGACATTGATTCATTGGTTGGAATGATTGAAGAAATATGCAAAGGACCTGATCCCAGCTTTGTCGAAGGGAACAAGTTATTGTACGAGGTGATCAATTTATTGAGCAATGATTATTTGTCGGCGGTTAACGAAATTCTGTCACGGCTCAGTGAGTTCAATCTGCGACTCAGCGGTCTGAGTTTCGCTGAGTCGGTCGAGTTAGTATGTGCCCTAAAGAGATTAGAAGACTGTAAGGAGAAATTATCATTGCTATTTCCAGTCAAGAAGCCTTCCACGGAGAATTTATGGGTCTTGGTTAGTGAATTGAGAGAAAAGACTGATAAATTGAAGGTGTACAAGGAGGAAAAGAAGTTGTTAACATGGGGAAAATGTGACAAGGGGAGTGAGTCAGCTCGGTTTGTGATGAAGCGGGATGACTCGGTTCAATTTTCTTCGGGGAGACTCGGTGGAAATAAATTGGCTTTGTTCGTGGTGGAATCCGGTGAGGCCACCACTTTATGA